AAAAGATGCTAGCAGTTGTTTTTTCTCAAGGCTCTCCGTAGAGTGCCCGGCGAACATGACGGTTATACGGTATATGGCCTTCTAAACGAGAGATAAGCATGTCACCACAAAAATCCAATAACGGGCTTGAAAAAATTGCCTTTCAGGGCCTACCGGGCGCCCATTCGGACATGGCCTGCCGCCGTGCCTATCCTTACATGGAAACCCTGGCCTGCCCGACATTTGACGATGTTTTCACCGCCGTACAGACCGGCGATGCCCTCTACGGCCTTATCCCCATCGAAAACTCCCAGGCGGGCCGCGTGGCGGAAATACACACCATCCTGCCCAAAACCAAGCTGCATTTCGTCAATGAGACCTTCCAGCCCATCCAGCACCACCTGCTTGGGGTGAAGGGCGCCACCGCCAAGGGGGTGAAAGAGGTCTATTCCCACCCCCAGGGCCTGCTGCAATGCCGTGAGAGCCTCCGCAAGCTAGGCATCAACAACCGCATGGAATATTCCAACACCGCCCAGGCCGCCTCCGATGTCGCCAAATGGAACGACCCCACCAAGGCCGCCATCGCATCCCCCCTCGCGGCAGAGCTTTACGGCCTGGAAGTCCTCCAGCCCAATATCGAGGATTCCAAGGACAACACCACCCTCTTCGTCTGCATCTCGCGTGAGCCGGTGGACCCCAACCCCGAGGACGGCAAAGTGCTGATGACGCTCCTCTTCACCGTCCGCAACGTTCCCTCCGCCCTGTTCAAGGCGCTGGGCGGGTTCGCCACCAACAACATCAACATCCTGAAGCTGGAAAGCTACATTTCCTTCACCTCGCAGGATGCTGCTCAGTTTTTCATCACCTTTGAAGGCCACCCGCGCCGGCGCGGCGTGCAGCTGGCACTGGAGGAGCTTGGCTTCTTCTGCAAAAAGGTGGACGTGCTCGGCGTGTACCCGGCCGATCCGCGTCGCTTCAAGTAAGGCGGCATCATGAGCGGCGGCCCCACCATTCTCCACCTGCACCTTATCTCGGATTCAACGGGGGAGACGGCTGCCAGCGTCGCCCGCGCCAGCGTGGTGCAGTTCAACAACGTGCATGCCATCGAGCATCACTGGCCTTTGGTGCGCAGCCGCAGCCAGATGCAAAAGGCCATCGACAGCGTCGCCGCCAACCCCGGCGTGGTTATTTATACCCTGGTGGATGGCGGCCTCAGCCAGGCGCTCAACGAAGCCTGCGTGGAGCTCAATGTCCCCTGCATCCCCATCATCTCCCGCGTGGTGAAAGAGATCTCCGCCTACCTCAATATCGAAACCAGCGCCATGCCGGGGCGGCAATATATCCTCGATGAAGAATATTTTTCCCGCATGGAAGCCATCAACTATTCGCTCGTGCATGATGACGGCCAGCATGCCGACCAT
This bacterium DNA region includes the following protein-coding sequences:
- a CDS encoding prephenate dehydratase, translating into MSPQKSNNGLEKIAFQGLPGAHSDMACRRAYPYMETLACPTFDDVFTAVQTGDALYGLIPIENSQAGRVAEIHTILPKTKLHFVNETFQPIQHHLLGVKGATAKGVKEVYSHPQGLLQCRESLRKLGINNRMEYSNTAQAASDVAKWNDPTKAAIASPLAAELYGLEVLQPNIEDSKDNTTLFVCISREPVDPNPEDGKVLMTLLFTVRNVPSALFKALGGFATNNINILKLESYISFTSQDAAQFFITFEGHPRRRGVQLALEELGFFCKKVDVLGVYPADPRRFK